A single Methanocaldococcus bathoardescens DNA region contains:
- a CDS encoding acylphosphatase, which produces MATTYELIIYGKVQHVGFRDRIENIGRGLGISGIVYNHKDGTVRILVNFPSERKKQLFKEFIKDLEDEDNLIKIERIEERELNAYIEFPEGISRLSSDDILELNKKLDEGVKYIKLIFGELVEHKKILLEIKDTQSKIVGKLGKIAEILENKL; this is translated from the coding sequence ATGGCTACTACTTATGAACTCATCATTTATGGAAAAGTCCAACATGTTGGATTTAGGGATAGGATTGAAAATATTGGAAGAGGTTTGGGCATTAGTGGAATAGTTTATAATCACAAAGATGGGACTGTTAGGATTTTAGTTAATTTTCCAAGTGAAAGGAAAAAGCAGTTATTTAAGGAATTTATAAAGGATTTAGAGGATGAGGATAATTTAATTAAAATTGAAAGGATAGAGGAGAGGGAGTTAAACGCCTATATTGAGTTTCCAGAAGGCATTAGCAGGTTATCGTCAGATGATATTTTAGAGTTAAATAAAAAGCTTGATGAAGGAGTTAAATACATCAAGTTGATTTTTGGAGAGTTGGTAGAACATAAAAAGATATTGCTGGAAATAAAAGATACACAGTCAAAAATCGTTGGAAAATTAGGTAAAATAGCTGAAATATTAGAGAATAAGCTTTAA
- the dcd gene encoding dCTP deaminase codes for MILSDKDILKLIDENKLIIEPFNREFLGPSSYDVTLGDEFIIYDDEVYDLSKELNYKRIKIKNSILVCPLNYNLTEEKINYFKEKYKVDYVVEGGVLGTTNEYIELPKDITSFYQGRSSLGRVFLTSHQTAGFIDAGFKGKITLEIVAHDKPVILYPNMRIGQLIFFKLHSPAEVGYCEKKNSKYAYQKSVMPSLIYNDFSVKK; via the coding sequence ATGATTTTAAGTGATAAGGATATTCTTAAATTAATAGACGAAAATAAATTAATAATAGAACCATTTAATAGAGAGTTTTTAGGTCCTTCATCTTATGACGTAACCTTAGGAGATGAATTTATAATCTACGATGACGAAGTTTATGATTTATCAAAAGAGCTAAATTACAAAAGAATAAAAATAAAAAACTCTATTTTAGTTTGCCCTTTAAATTACAATTTAACTGAAGAAAAAATTAACTATTTTAAAGAAAAATATAAAGTTGATTACGTTGTTGAAGGAGGAGTTTTAGGAACAACAAATGAATATATAGAGCTCCCTAAAGATATTACTTCATTTTATCAAGGTAGAAGTAGCTTAGGGAGAGTATTTTTAACTTCTCACCAAACCGCTGGCTTTATTGATGCTGGCTTTAAAGGAAAGATTACTTTAGAAATTGTTGCACATGATAAGCCAGTTATTTTATATCCAAATATGAGAATTGGACAATTGATATTTTTTAAATTACATTCTCCTGCTGAAGTTGGATATTGCGAAAAAAAGAACTCAAAATATGCTTATCAAAAAAGTGTCATGCCCTCATTGATTTATAATGATTTTAGTGTAAAAAAATAG
- a CDS encoding argininosuccinate synthase: MERIAVLAYSGGLDTSCCLKLLEDKYGYKVVSVCVDVGQPEEEIKEVEEKAKKLGVLKHYTIDAKEEFVKDYIFRAIKANAMYEGYPLSTALARPLIAHKVVEIAEEVGAEAVAHGCTGKGNDQFRFETTIRIKAPHLKIIAPIRDLNLTRAEEIEYAKEKGIPIPTESKKYSIDENLWGRSIEGSELENPDFVPPEEIYSWTKNPVEDKEEEIVEIEFKEGVPVAINGEKLEPVELIKKANEIAGKHGVGRIDIIEDRIIGLKSRENYECPGAVLLLTAHKALEQLVLTRDELRFKEIVDSLYGELIYKGLWFDPLREDLDAFIDKTQERVTGTVKVKLFGGTARVVGRDSPYALYSKELVSFDEKEIDQNELAGMVKYHGLQAMLYEMRKKK, encoded by the coding sequence ATGGAAAGAATAGCTGTCTTAGCGTATTCTGGAGGGTTAGATACAAGCTGCTGCTTAAAATTATTAGAGGATAAGTATGGTTATAAGGTAGTTTCTGTCTGTGTAGATGTTGGACAGCCAGAAGAAGAAATAAAAGAAGTTGAAGAAAAAGCTAAAAAATTGGGAGTTTTAAAGCACTACACAATAGATGCAAAAGAAGAGTTTGTTAAAGATTACATATTTAGAGCTATAAAAGCTAATGCGATGTATGAAGGTTATCCGTTATCAACAGCATTAGCAAGACCTTTAATTGCCCATAAGGTTGTTGAAATTGCTGAAGAAGTTGGGGCTGAAGCAGTAGCTCATGGATGTACTGGAAAAGGTAATGACCAATTTAGATTTGAAACAACCATAAGAATTAAAGCCCCACATTTGAAAATTATTGCACCAATTAGGGATTTAAACTTAACAAGGGCTGAAGAAATTGAGTATGCAAAAGAAAAAGGAATTCCAATTCCAACTGAAAGTAAAAAATACAGTATAGATGAGAACTTATGGGGAAGGAGTATTGAAGGTAGTGAGTTAGAAAACCCTGACTTTGTCCCACCAGAAGAGATATATTCATGGACTAAAAATCCAGTTGAAGATAAAGAGGAGGAGATTGTTGAGATTGAATTTAAAGAAGGAGTTCCTGTGGCTATAAATGGAGAGAAATTAGAACCAGTTGAACTTATAAAGAAGGCAAATGAAATTGCTGGAAAGCATGGTGTTGGAAGAATAGATATCATAGAGGATAGAATTATTGGATTAAAATCAAGAGAAAACTATGAATGTCCAGGGGCTGTTTTATTATTAACTGCTCACAAAGCTTTAGAGCAATTAGTTTTAACAAGAGATGAACTTAGATTTAAGGAGATTGTTGATAGCTTATATGGTGAGTTAATTTATAAAGGATTATGGTTTGACCCATTAAGAGAGGATTTAGACGCATTTATTGACAAAACTCAAGAAAGAGTTACAGGAACTGTGAAAGTTAAGTTATTTGGAGGTACTGCAAGAGTTGTTGGTAGAGATAGCCCTTATGCATTATATAGCAAAGAATTAGTTTCATTTGATGAAAAAGAGATTGACCAGAATGAACTTGCAGGAATGGTTAAGTATCATGGATTACAGGCAATGTTGTATGAGATGAGAAAGAAAAAATAA
- a CDS encoding class III signal peptide-containing protein — MKTVRKKLLPNRGQISIEFSILVTATVLVSIITAYFIIVSAKDLGYGVDESGEKAEKFINVTNNKSSHYIKLLNNSI; from the coding sequence ATGAAAACAGTAAGAAAAAAACTGCTACCCAATAGAGGACAAATATCAATAGAATTTAGCATCTTAGTGACTGCTACTGTTTTAGTTTCAATAATTACTGCATATTTTATCATAGTATCTGCAAAAGATTTAGGTTATGGTGTAGATGAAAGTGGAGAAAAAGCAGAAAAATTTATAAATGTTACCAACAACAAATCCTCCCATTACATAAAATTGTTAAATAACTCGATATAA
- a CDS encoding TrmB family transcriptional regulator sugar-binding domain-containing protein codes for MKKIGILEVVVILSILITSISLAYKFYSNNGNDYEFDGNQMYKCAWVCEKILNKNFPLNATVIGKWTLSKKPFNEEVVIYDAKGGTLYAIYNGTPITIGGELAYQEDIAAKKIILHPIGKSIIFYELDPIEGKSFRDIANEIENTTKNFSGLNIVDVIVEGSMGVDSKTYTPAGRQRIINNLDVDIKKGLELYFVEYGIIINGKIHLNTLKNLDKCMGASNISTSKLTVYVVVNNSIDEIPTKIKEKYAIVTLG; via the coding sequence ATGAAAAAAATTGGCATACTCGAAGTAGTTGTTATATTGTCTATATTAATAACTTCTATATCCTTGGCATATAAATTTTATAGTAATAATGGAAATGATTATGAGTTTGATGGAAACCAGATGTATAAATGTGCATGGGTATGTGAAAAAATTTTGAATAAAAATTTTCCTTTAAACGCCACTGTCATTGGAAAATGGACGCTATCTAAAAAACCTTTCAATGAAGAGGTTGTGATATACGATGCAAAAGGGGGAACGTTATATGCAATATATAATGGAACACCAATAACTATTGGGGGAGAATTAGCTTATCAGGAAGATATAGCTGCAAAAAAAATAATATTGCATCCAATTGGAAAGTCAATAATATTTTATGAATTAGATCCAATAGAAGGAAAGTCATTCAGAGATATTGCAAATGAAATAGAAAACACAACAAAAAACTTTAGTGGGTTGAATATTGTTGATGTTATAGTTGAGGGTAGTATGGGAGTTGATTCAAAAACATATACGCCAGCTGGGAGACAGAGGATTATAAACAATCTTGATGTTGATATTAAAAAAGGTTTAGAACTATATTTTGTTGAGTATGGAATTATAATTAATGGAAAAATCCATTTGAATACATTAAAAAATCTTGATAAATGTATGGGAGCTTCAAATATATCAACATCAAAACTAACTGTCTATGTTGTGGTAAATAATTCGATAGATGAAATACCTACCAAAATAAAGGAAAAATATGCCATTGTTACATTGGGATAA
- a CDS encoding IS6 family transposase produces the protein MRLTIEIIKERIKEKKLFKRNRKSIEVKILAGLLYYLGLSLRKTSLFLSQFESISHESVRVYYHKIKEVLNEPKRGVRNLIAIDETKLKFGDRTIYVWSAIDVKSKECLGVYISETRNYLDTILFIRSILKFCSNKPKILVDGGRWYPWALQKLGLKFERVRFGLRNCVESFFSLLKRRTKAFFNRFPNNSKFDTVISWIKSFMMFYNWILSIT, from the coding sequence ATGAGACTCACGATAGAGATTATAAAGGAGAGAATCAAAGAGAAGAAGCTTTTTAAGAGGAATAGGAAGTCGATAGAAGTTAAAATCTTAGCAGGGCTTTTATACTATCTCGGGTTATCGTTGAGGAAGACGAGTTTATTTCTCTCCCAATTCGAAAGTATAAGCCACGAGTCAGTTAGAGTTTATTATCACAAGATTAAAGAAGTCTTAAACGAACCTAAGAGGGGTGTAAGAAACCTAATTGCAATAGACGAGACTAAACTAAAATTTGGAGATAGGACTATTTACGTATGGTCTGCTATTGACGTTAAATCGAAGGAATGCTTGGGAGTTTATATATCAGAGACAAGAAATTACCTCGATACTATATTATTCATTAGGAGTATATTAAAATTTTGCTCGAATAAGCCTAAAATTTTGGTTGATGGTGGGAGATGGTATCCGTGGGCGTTGCAGAAGTTGGGCTTAAAATTTGAAAGAGTCCGATTCGGACTGAGAAATTGTGTAGAAAGCTTCTTCTCACTGCTTAAACGAAGAACAAAAGCATTCTTTAATAGATTCCCTAATAATAGTAAGTTCGATACGGTTATTAGTTGGATAAAGAGCTTCATGATGTTCTATAACTGGATACTATCGATAACTTGA
- the dapB gene encoding 4-hydroxy-tetrahydrodipicolinate reductase, protein MIKVAVTGALGRMGSNIIKTICQQEDMEVVCAFEVPNHPKKGEDVGELIGIGKIGVPLSTADELDKVLKETKPDVLVDFTIAHACVENVKIAAKNGVNLVIGTTGFTEEQKTEIEKAIKENKVAAVISQNFAIGVNIFFKTLEFLAKKLGDYDIEIVEMHHRHKKDAPSGTALRAAEIIKANRSVDSVFVFGRKGMTGERKKEEIGIHALRGGDVVGDHTVIFAGDGERIEITHRASSRQAFVNGVILAIRFVADKKEGIYNTFDVLGLNEIKF, encoded by the coding sequence ATGATTAAAGTAGCAGTTACAGGAGCTTTAGGTAGAATGGGAAGTAATATAATTAAAACTATATGTCAGCAAGAGGATATGGAAGTTGTTTGTGCCTTTGAAGTTCCAAATCACCCAAAAAAAGGAGAAGATGTTGGTGAATTAATTGGAATTGGAAAAATTGGAGTTCCATTATCAACTGCGGATGAGTTAGATAAAGTTTTAAAAGAAACAAAGCCAGATGTGTTGGTTGATTTTACTATAGCCCATGCATGTGTTGAAAATGTCAAAATTGCTGCTAAAAATGGAGTTAATTTAGTTATTGGGACTACTGGTTTCACTGAAGAGCAGAAGACAGAGATTGAAAAAGCGATAAAAGAAAATAAAGTTGCTGCTGTAATATCTCAAAACTTTGCAATAGGGGTTAATATATTCTTCAAAACTTTAGAATTTTTGGCAAAGAAATTAGGAGATTATGATATTGAGATTGTGGAAATGCATCATAGGCATAAAAAGGATGCCCCTTCTGGAACCGCTTTAAGAGCTGCTGAGATTATAAAAGCTAATAGAAGTGTTGATAGTGTATTTGTTTTTGGTAGAAAGGGAATGACTGGAGAGAGAAAGAAGGAAGAGATTGGGATACATGCACTAAGAGGGGGAGATGTAGTAGGAGACCACACCGTCATATTCGCTGGAGACGGAGAGAGGATAGAAATAACCCATAGAGCAAGTAGTAGGCAAGCATTTGTAAATGGAGTTATATTAGCTATAAGGTTTGTTGCTGACAAAAAAGAAGGTATTTACAATACATTTGATGTTTTAGGGTTAAATGAAATTAAGTTTTAA
- a CDS encoding gamma-glutamylcyclotransferase family protein, which translates to MNELKEKEWNLNKNKKYNVFAYGELMKKERLLELINRVPKMIKGRVYNYERFFDETIGYYGARKKEGSYIGGIILLDITDEELEIFDDYEDLDVYYIREKTTAVGEDGKKYDVYIYLRK; encoded by the coding sequence ATTAATGAATTAAAAGAAAAAGAATGGAACTTAAATAAAAACAAAAAATATAACGTATTTGCTTATGGGGAATTGATGAAAAAAGAGAGATTATTGGAATTAATAAATAGAGTCCCAAAGATGATTAAAGGGAGAGTTTATAATTATGAGAGGTTTTTTGATGAAACAATTGGATATTATGGAGCAAGAAAAAAAGAGGGAAGTTATATTGGTGGTATTATATTATTAGATATTACTGACGAAGAATTAGAGATTTTTGATGATTATGAGGATTTAGATGTTTATTATATTAGAGAGAAAACAACTGCTGTAGGTGAAGATGGGAAAAAATATGATGTTTATATTTATTTAAGGAAATAG
- a CDS encoding SPOUT family RNA methylase produces the protein MAKYIIKTQKGFENIVVNNLKEIIGDFKYTVSPDGYQGIVIVEHDEDIEDKILEIPEVERVLRVYFETETEFDKIVNLAEKIKDYIKEDETFAVETKKRGKHDFSSTDVNIVLGAKIKDLTNASVDLNNPDKVVHVEVFKNKTYVSITPGEKFKKYTKEKRNARELFRKVVIVQMPYLGEKIVCKRFGEAIGRAAQGFEVKELIIAPKEKVDAYELMEFIKGVKIGQHSRYEIQKRAYPFEIKLVPVTVQDLYQVVRDKRRDNRLLIITDPKGDELSKIKDKLAYDLRKKREIIVFCGSREGIPRGLFRFADYILDLAPHMTFATEHAIPAALIALWGVYSGEDLENSSEEEKTESNSNDE, from the coding sequence ATGGCGAAATATATTATAAAAACTCAAAAAGGTTTTGAAAATATCGTTGTGAATAATTTAAAAGAAATTATTGGTGATTTTAAATATACTGTTTCTCCTGATGGTTATCAAGGAATTGTTATAGTTGAACATGATGAAGATATAGAAGATAAAATCTTAGAGATTCCTGAAGTTGAGAGAGTTTTAAGAGTTTATTTTGAAACAGAGACAGAGTTTGATAAAATAGTTAATTTAGCTGAGAAGATTAAAGATTATATAAAAGAGGATGAAACTTTTGCCGTTGAAACTAAAAAAAGAGGAAAACATGATTTTAGCTCAACAGATGTAAATATTGTTTTGGGAGCTAAGATTAAAGATTTAACAAATGCTTCAGTTGATTTAAACAATCCAGATAAGGTTGTTCATGTTGAAGTGTTTAAAAATAAAACTTATGTATCAATAACCCCTGGGGAAAAATTCAAAAAATATACTAAAGAAAAGAGAAATGCAAGAGAATTATTTAGAAAAGTTGTCATTGTGCAGATGCCTTATTTAGGAGAAAAAATTGTTTGTAAAAGGTTTGGAGAGGCTATTGGAAGAGCAGCTCAAGGATTTGAAGTTAAGGAATTAATTATAGCACCAAAAGAGAAAGTAGATGCCTATGAGTTGATGGAATTTATTAAAGGAGTTAAGATTGGGCAACATTCAAGATATGAGATTCAAAAAAGGGCATATCCATTTGAGATTAAGTTAGTTCCGGTAACTGTTCAAGATTTGTATCAGGTTGTTAGAGATAAGAGAAGAGATAATAGGTTGCTAATAATTACTGACCCAAAAGGAGATGAGTTGTCAAAAATTAAGGATAAATTGGCTTATGATTTAAGAAAAAAGAGAGAAATTATTGTATTTTGTGGTTCAAGAGAAGGAATTCCAAGAGGATTGTTTAGGTTTGCTGACTATATATTAGATTTAGCTCCACATATGACATTCGCTACTGAACATGCTATTCCAGCAGCTTTAATTGCACTATGGGGTGTTTATAGTGGAGAAGACTTAGAAAATAGTTCTGAAGAAGAAAAAACAGAATCTAACTCAAATGACGAATAG
- a CDS encoding nucleotidyltransferase family protein: MNINEIKRKIIPILLKHKVKKASIFGSYVRGEQKETSDIDILVEFGEGKSLLDLVRLKYELEEVLGKEVDVLTYKSIHPLLKEKILNEAVDIL, from the coding sequence ATGAACATCAATGAAATTAAAAGAAAAATTATTCCAATTCTATTAAAACACAAAGTTAAGAAAGCATCAATATTTGGTAGTTATGTTAGAGGAGAGCAGAAAGAAACTTCCGATATAGATATTTTAGTAGAATTTGGAGAAGGGAAAAGTTTATTAGATTTAGTTAGACTAAAGTATGAACTTGAGGAAGTTTTAGGAAAAGAAGTTGATGTATTAACCTACAAATCAATACATCCACTTTTAAAAGAGAAAATTTTAAATGAAGCGGTGGATATATTATGA
- a CDS encoding nucleotide sugar dehydrogenase yields the protein MIKVEKNGNGKRICVIGLGYIGLPTASMLAIHGFDVIGVDINEKRVKEIKELNFKTTEKDLMTLVKGAINSGNLKVQTKPDKADVFIICVPTPCVENKGEKKCDLSYLNKAIENIKPYLENGNLIIIESTIPPGTTDEIYKKLSKDKKIYLAHCPERVLPGNILKELVENDRVIGGVDEKSAEMAKEIYETFVTGKIYLTDAKTAEMVKLMENTYRDVNIALANEFAKICEEIGINVWEAIELANKHPRVNILKPGPGVGGHCISIDPWFIVEKSKNAKLIKTARELNDSMPLFVVEKIKNIIKKDNGKVAIFGVTYKGNVDDTRESPAEKVVGKLIDEGFEVKCYDKYARDFIFPLCSLDEAVDGADIIVVLAEHDEYKNFNEEGIKNIALKVKNKLILDTKNIINRELWEKGGFKVYVLGDGKNV from the coding sequence ATGATAAAAGTAGAGAAAAATGGTAATGGGAAAAGGATATGTGTAATTGGTTTAGGATATATTGGCTTACCAACGGCTTCAATGTTAGCAATACATGGATTTGATGTTATTGGTGTAGATATAAATGAAAAAAGAGTAAAAGAAATTAAAGAATTAAATTTCAAAACAACAGAGAAAGATTTAATGACTTTAGTTAAAGGAGCTATAAACTCTGGAAATTTAAAAGTGCAGACAAAACCAGATAAGGCGGATGTTTTTATTATTTGTGTTCCAACACCATGTGTTGAAAATAAAGGAGAAAAGAAATGTGATTTAAGCTATCTAAATAAAGCTATTGAAAACATAAAACCATATCTTGAAAATGGAAATCTAATTATCATAGAAAGCACAATTCCCCCAGGAACAACCGATGAAATTTATAAAAAATTATCAAAAGATAAAAAGATTTATTTAGCCCATTGCCCAGAAAGAGTTTTGCCGGGAAATATATTGAAAGAGCTCGTTGAAAATGATAGAGTTATTGGTGGTGTTGATGAGAAATCTGCTGAGATGGCTAAAGAGATTTACGAAACCTTTGTTACTGGAAAGATATATCTAACTGATGCCAAAACAGCAGAGATGGTTAAGTTAATGGAAAATACATATAGAGATGTTAATATCGCCTTAGCTAACGAATTTGCAAAAATATGTGAGGAGATTGGTATTAACGTTTGGGAAGCGATAGAATTAGCTAACAAACATCCAAGAGTTAATATTTTAAAACCAGGTCCTGGAGTTGGAGGACATTGTATAAGCATAGACCCATGGTTTATTGTAGAAAAGTCAAAAAACGCCAAGCTTATAAAAACTGCAAGAGAGTTGAATGATTCCATGCCATTATTTGTTGTTGAAAAGATAAAAAATATTATTAAAAAAGATAATGGAAAAGTGGCAATATTTGGAGTAACATACAAAGGAAATGTAGATGACACAAGGGAAAGTCCGGCTGAAAAAGTAGTTGGTAAATTAATAGATGAAGGATTTGAAGTTAAATGCTATGATAAATATGCGAGAGATTTTATCTTCCCATTATGTAGTTTAGATGAAGCTGTTGATGGAGCTGATATCATTGTTGTATTGGCTGAGCATGATGAATATAAAAATTTTAATGAAGAGGGTATAAAAAATATTGCATTAAAGGTAAAAAATAAATTAATCCTTGATACTAAAAATATAATAAATAGAGAATTGTGGGAGAAAGGGGGATTTAAAGTTTATGTCTTAGGTGATGGAAAGAATGTATAA
- a CDS encoding class III signal peptide-containing protein has product MKLLKKLMSNKGQLSMEVGVLVAAAVLVAIIAGYYYVKNAGTAAKTAGKQAENFTKTLNETANDYTEELQTVTNNLGPE; this is encoded by the coding sequence ATGAAACTCTTAAAGAAATTGATGTCAAATAAAGGACAGTTGTCAATGGAAGTTGGAGTTTTGGTTGCAGCTGCTGTATTGGTAGCAATAATTGCAGGTTATTACTATGTAAAAAATGCTGGAACAGCTGCTAAAACAGCTGGAAAACAGGCTGAGAACTTTACAAAAACTTTAAACGAGACAGCAAATGACTACACAGAGGAATTACAAACTGTAACTAATAACCTTGGTCCAGAATAA
- a CDS encoding PHP domain-containing protein: MKVDLHVHSIVSKCSLNPRSFLEKFCIKRNIIPAICDHNKLTKLNFAIPGEEIATNRGEFIGLFLNEEIPPNLDLYEALDRVREQGALIYLPHPFDMSRRRSLAKFNVLEEKEFLKYVHIVEVFNSRCRSIEPNLKALEYAEKYDFAMAFGSDAHFIWEVGNAYTKFSELNIEKPDDLSPKEFLNLLEIKTKELLKAKSNLLKNPWKTRWHFGKLGSKYNIAVYSKVVKKVRKGLNI, from the coding sequence ATGAAAGTAGATTTACATGTTCATTCTATAGTAAGTAAATGTTCTTTAAATCCAAGAAGCTTCTTAGAAAAATTTTGTATAAAGAGAAATATTATCCCAGCGATTTGTGACCACAATAAGCTAACTAAACTAAATTTTGCGATACCCGGGGAAGAAATAGCAACAAATAGGGGAGAATTTATTGGTTTATTTTTAAATGAAGAAATTCCTCCAAACTTAGATTTGTATGAAGCATTAGATAGAGTTAGAGAGCAAGGGGCTTTGATTTATCTTCCACACCCTTTTGATATGAGTAGAAGAAGAAGTTTAGCAAAATTTAATGTGTTAGAGGAGAAAGAGTTTTTGAAATATGTTCATATTGTCGAAGTTTTTAATAGCAGATGCCGTAGCATAGAGCCAAATTTAAAAGCTTTGGAATATGCTGAAAAATACGACTTTGCAATGGCTTTTGGAAGCGATGCACACTTTATTTGGGAAGTTGGAAACGCCTATACAAAATTTAGTGAGCTAAATATAGAAAAACCTGATGATTTATCACCAAAAGAGTTTTTAAATTTATTAGAAATAAAAACTAAAGAGTTATTAAAGGCAAAATCTAATTTACTAAAAAATCCGTGGAAAACAAGATGGCATTTTGGAAAGTTGGGAAGTAAATACAATATTGCAGTATATAGCAAAGTTGTTAAAAAAGTCAGGAAAGGATTGAATATTTAA
- a CDS encoding oligosaccharide repeat unit polymerase family protein, whose translation MPLLHWDNMRKIELHHVFVILSCIYLIFSDISINSAVIFLFSAIFFYISFIAGKRLYYLICIDKENLKINLKKHYNFGIFLMIVGLIAVISDLIWVKDVPLFNPLSRKFLNVYFTTLSHLFLVGWAIVVASSDIDKKKVLFYTIIFSILIMLLGYRTNVLVLLISVGAILYYKNKISNREILKYGILVFVILLGLSILRLYALRVEGNPITSRITLTMSVYDIIFNNFNGVFNGYIHYAAIFSYFGLCNGARTVIAKTLGIYSVSITPTIVGAIVGDYGTLAIIPYFGMLGIFLGFFYKLAKDFRGVYLGIYGILFAYTLIGIESGILDLDVILYYFFGLILCIYVILLRKLKR comes from the coding sequence ATGCCATTGTTACATTGGGATAACATGAGAAAGATTGAGCTTCATCATGTATTTGTTATATTATCTTGCATTTATTTAATATTTTCAGACATTTCAATAAATTCAGCAGTTATATTTTTATTTTCAGCAATATTCTTTTATATATCTTTTATTGCTGGTAAAAGGTTATATTATTTAATTTGCATAGATAAGGAGAATTTAAAAATAAACTTAAAGAAACATTATAATTTTGGAATTTTTTTAATGATAGTTGGATTAATAGCAGTTATCTCTGATTTAATTTGGGTAAAGGATGTCCCTTTATTTAATCCATTATCAAGAAAATTTTTAAATGTATATTTTACAACATTATCACATCTATTTTTAGTAGGTTGGGCAATTGTAGTAGCTTCTTCCGATATTGATAAGAAAAAAGTTTTATTTTATACGATTATATTTTCAATACTAATTATGCTTCTTGGATATAGGACAAATGTATTAGTTTTGTTAATTTCTGTCGGTGCAATTCTCTACTATAAAAATAAAATATCTAACAGAGAGATTTTGAAATATGGCATTCTTGTCTTTGTTATTTTGTTGGGATTGTCAATATTGAGATTATATGCTTTGAGAGTAGAAGGAAATCCAATTACATCAAGAATAACATTAACTATGAGCGTCTATGATATAATATTCAATAATTTTAATGGGGTTTTTAATGGCTACATACACTATGCAGCAATATTTTCGTATTTTGGGCTGTGTAATGGAGCGAGAACCGTTATAGCTAAAACGTTAGGGATTTATAGCGTTAGCATTACACCAACAATAGTTGGGGCAATTGTTGGAGATTATGGAACTTTGGCTATAATTCCATACTTTGGGATGTTGGGGATATTTTTAGGATTTTTTTATAAATTGGCAAAAGATTTTAGAGGAGTTTATTTGGGAATTTATGGAATATTATTTGCCTATACACTTATAGGAATTGAGAGCGGGATTTTAGATTTAGATGTAATTCTCTATTATTTCTTTGGGTTGATATTATGCATATATGTAATATTATTGAGAAAATTAAAAAGATAG